In Thunnus albacares chromosome 1, fThuAlb1.1, whole genome shotgun sequence, the DNA window aatgaaatccttctactactgtttgtttacgtggCCTCCAGAGCCGGTGGAAGTCTCCCGAGGGGCAGCCTCTCTTGATGACcgggctcattgggaggggagccttaaagagacaggagctaaaacggcctgtttcagacagacagaggctgaactgaggggctgcataaagggccagtataagataattaagaagttttttgaactgtaaatcatgcaaagatattccagtagagccccagaatataaatatatgatattTCCTCTTTAAACGTTTATAACAACATGTATGTCCTAAAactgatcagaaaaaaaaaaaatgttccatgACAACTTAGCaaacttcatctgctgaaaaaGGCAGTCAAGAGTTCCAGACaaagtaagtggaccttgactggagattgttttgtcaacagcTGTTTCCAAACCCAAAAATGAACCTGACAGGCTCAACAATGAGTTCAATGTAATGAgatgtgtttcactgttattcaTTAATTACATCATACAAAATTCTTTGTTAAACAAACATAATcaacatatttttgttatttttgattTGTTGGGAATATGATATCATCATTGTTGATAAACATACACATCTAGGGTACCATCAGATTGTTCAAATGTGAATCTGACCCTGCTCAACTTTTGGCACTTTAAAACAGCAAtgaattgtatttatttgaagAAATGAAATAACACTTTATGTTCTTTCTTGTGTTTCAGAGCGAAACCAAAGGGGAGAAATggggctgcatttaaaaatcacAGCAAGTCTCCTTCTGCTTGTTCAGGCCTTTCACCTGGCAGCGCTCCAAGATTCAACCGACTCTCCGGGGCGTACAATTGATAAAAGTTGGCTCCGTGATCTTGCCAAAAATCTTGCTGGAGGTCAAATCACtgcagctgaagaggaaagagaaaatgatcagGGAGCTGTTACTGATATGGAGTCAAATAATGATTACAGCAGTGGGATAGCATCCGGCTCCATGGTAATATATAACGAAAGAGAGGAGAATGAAACCAGTCAAGAGAAGAGTGCAAATAAAACATCCGATGATCTGGGTGTTGTCATGACCACCGAGCCTCCCACATTCCCAAATGTTACAACCAAACAACCTGAATTGACTAATACCACTGCGAGTACAGATTCCACAAACTCAAGCCAAACTAACATGACAGAGACCGAAGAGGAATTTCATAACTCAACAGCAACTCCTCAAAACGCCACCACTCATCTGATTGCACAAAACTCCACCAGCTTTCCAGATGCTTCCAATCGCACTGATTTACAGACGACAACCATGGCTCCGGAGAGAAACGTTACACAAGAAGTCACAACAAAATCTGAAGAAGATACAGGGTTAACCAACACGACAACGAATGTTACAACCACAGCAGCACCTGATATAAACAAGACAGCCACCAACTCTTCATCTACAACCGTGTTCCCTTCTGAGACCACAGAAATTATCCCAGAGACTCCGACTGCTGCTGCTCCGAACACACCTGAGAAGGCCAACCTGACAGACAAAAATGCAGCCTCGGGGAGCAACTCAGAAAGAGGTACTGCTGCAGTTTCAGATGTCAGAATATCTGGTGCACATTTCCGTGTCCAGAAAATGGGTTTGTGTGTCTTCCTAGCAGCATGACATAACTTTACAGACAAATACGAGGGGAAAAAATAGCATTTCTGTGATATTCTGAGCCCTTCAGACTGACTTGTGTTGAGGTTTGATGGATAACAGAAAGCAATAAGGCAACAAAACACCTTTAGAAACTTAAAAGTAACACTACACTCCTTACCCAAGAGCACATATCACTGGAGCTTGTTTAGCACATTGCTTTTTCCGCCCTTTCCCTGACCCACATTTGCCTGCATCTATTTTCCCACTGGCAGAGGACAAACGCCCCTTCTTTCAATGGAAAAGGTTGAGAGTTAGGGTTTCAGGTGCTACTGATGTTGCTGCTATGAGTGAAGGGGTCTATTACAACCACCTTCTCAGCAGGACAATGAAACCCTGTTTTAGTGGGGAAAAACCTGAAAAAGGTGGTCAGGGACCGAGGTCAAAGATACTTGTGCTCTCTCTGCAGGGGCATGAGACTAGTCTTTGGTGTCGACTGCAAGATCAAGGAGATATGACTGCAAAATgcctctatctatctatctatctatctatctatctatctatctatctatctgtctatctagaAACTGCCATTAGAGAGTGGGTGAGGAGGTgggattaaaataaaactcataTCACATGGACAGATGTGACAGAAGGACATAACACTTATAGATGATGGCAATAAACAGAGGGAAAACAGTTATGAAACTGTGGGCAGCACAGACGGCTCCACAGTTACCGTGACAGGCACAGCGTGTGCacaaaaactgttcaaaaataCAGAGATAAACATAGAGTTTATAAATATGAGCCTGGAAGGcaactttacttttactgccatcaatattaaaaacatgcactcacacagATGCTTGACCTTCCTTGACTGAGGCAACATACAGGTTTTTTATAAATTGTAATCATGTTTGATCAGTgtacagtcatgctagcagctctgttaGAGTGTACTTAGGcacagattttattttgttctaatgctaacatgctcacaatgacaatactaACATGTTATTGTTTAGCATGTATGATATTTACTATGTTCAcaatcttagtttagcatgttaataTGGTAATATTTGCTAAAAAGCAACTTAGTTTGAATGTAACACATTGCTCAAGAGCATATATATAACTGTTGCATGTTTAGCACTTGCTTTTTCTGCCCTCTCCATCTACCTCATTTGCCTGCctgtagcatgctaacatttgctaattggcACTAAACATGAAGTATAACTGgggttgatgggaatgtcaatACCTTTGCAGTTATTACAACATAAACTAAAGcattaaacacattattattttgacctgatgatggtgccaGATGAAAATTTA includes these proteins:
- the muc15 gene encoding mucin-15, whose amino-acid sequence is MGLHLKITASLLLLVQAFHLAALQDSTDSPGRTIDKSWLRDLAKNLAGGQITAAEEERENDQGAVTDMESNNDYSSGIASGSMVIYNEREENETSQEKSANKTSDDLGVVMTTEPPTFPNVTTKQPELTNTTASTDSTNSSQTNMTETEEEFHNSTATPQNATTHLIAQNSTSFPDASNRTDLQTTTMAPERNVTQEVTTKSEEDTGLTNTTTNVTTTAAPDINKTATNSSSTTVFPSETTEIIPETPTAAAPNTPEKANLTDKNAASGSNSERGLASDSQKSKRHGAWGAVLGVAVAVVFVGLVAYIILKKKHQKGFSHRKLVEEFPSDPVLRLDNNEPLDLNFGGSAYYNPGLQGDNIQMSNFPGRHRN